The nucleotide sequence TTACCGAGAACAAGAGTGATGGTTCTGgcggggttgtggttggagCGGATGGGTTTGTTGGCCGCGCTGGTGGGAAGGGCTATGAGGATTGTCCTTTTGAGGAGAGTCCTGTTGGGTTCTTGAGCGTGCTTTAcaagaggttgaggagggattgTGCAAACATTGATAGGACGCACATGGGGACTGTTTTGGCGGGAGGGATTCTGACGGAGAAGGATTTTGAGAcgattggtgatgatgaagaggggaCTGGAGGTTTGGAGAAGGGGGTAGGACAGATGAGATTGGATTGATGGTTTGGTGTCGTTTGAAGAGAGGTTGGTTAGGTTGGAGATTgtttggagatggtgatttGGGGAGATGGATATCGAGCTTGGGGGTTTCTGCTCTTTGGGTGTGGGTTATTGTTGGACTTATTTGTCTGGATACAAAGATGGGTTGCGAGGGTCATTGTTGATACCTCTATGTTGTGAATTTTAACGAGTACTAGCAAATAATGGGATGTTGGGTCTGTAAATTGCGGACGCTGTAATTATAGCGGTTGTCCCCTGTAACCTGACTGCCTGTGCTAATAGGGGCGCGCACTGGGAGCGCACTGTGCAATCCCTGGCGCTGGGCGCAGTAAGATAATGGCCGCTGCTGAGCAGCCACAGCCGCATCACAAAGCCCCCCCGCATTCTCAGGTTCCTCTACTCTCCCACTCACAACCTTTGACTGTCTGGGTCACCTTTCTCGCCTTCAAACGAGCTCATTATATCTCAAGTCTCAGGCTTTCAGTGGGACACTCAGGTATGGTGTCTGTCACCGTTCTTTTTGATGAGATCAATGGCCAACGATCTAACGAATTTCCAGACTTGCTACAGAGTAACATCAAGCCCGCTACCTGCGCCGCAAGCCCCCTGCCGGTGGTTACACCACAGGCATCGTCGGGTGGGCTGCAGCCACTGAGATCTCTCAGTAGAGTCTATCTGGTGGAGGAACAGCATTATAGCCGGGATTATGGAGAGGTTTTATCCCCTTAATTCACCATGTGGCACAGCACAGGGCCAGAATGCAACGCGACACCAACCTTGAGCGCATCTAGAGGACACCCGCAGGTGGAGATCCTGGAATGAAACTTGGACTGTTGTGGGGTCGGGAGTCGCTCGAGGTTCACCTCTCGACCATCTCGACCGACCCTCGCTTCCTCGCGGCAAGCTGCTTCGTGGGGGCAGCGTGGTAGATTCAAGGGGCGAGTGCGCCTGTTGGCTCGGATGCGGCCATCGTGGGTTCCGTTCTTTTCCATTTTCTGAGCCTCACGCTTGCCGTTGATGGGCGCTTGTGACGGGCGGGAGAGAGAATCGcgtttcctttttcccccGGCCTCTCCTCGTTtccctctctttcttttcctcgcTCCCGTTTTGCACACACGGTTTCCTATTACGCTGCGGTACTTCCTATCTTTACAGGGGTCGAGAGCAGCACGCGCTGTGATCCGCCAGAAAATGAGGACTGCCACGGCAGCAACTATCCTGCTGCTATCAGCAGCGTCAGGGCTGTTTGTGTCGGCGCAGAGCGATGGTCCGTCTCAGTTCTCGAGTTTCTTATACCCAGTGCAGGATGATGATTCGGAAACCTACCACTTTATGGACACGGTGAATGTCCAGTACATTAGTAGCTTCACCAGGGGCACTCTGTGGACGTTCTGCAAGCCCGGTATAGGAGAGACGCGTACGTTCACCACATACCTGACCCAAGCAGCCAGCATATTCTCATAGACATTGCTGACACCGCTTAACAGAATTCATCCAAGAGGCACCCGGCTTCAACGCTACTGTGCCCGTCCTTCTCAATCTCACCTCGGCTACGCCGTGCTGGTTCAATCTTAGAAGCCCAGATGAGAAGTATGGTGCCAATAGCCAAACGTTCAACGTTATCGGCCAAGAGCGTAAGGGAGGGAGCAAGACGTTTGGGTTGGGAAATCCGCCGTCGAAAGAGTCCGCGTCGCCAAGTCAAACTCAAACGCAAACACAAACGACAACCTCCACGTCGACTTCCACAAGTGCGAGTTCAACGACCCAGTCATCGACAACCCAGACTGATGCTGCCGCCAACCAAACTGGTGACAGTTCACCGACACCGACAAGCGGAAGTGTCCAACCGAGTTCGAATGATGCTCCGAGTTCAGGTCTTAGCGCAGGGGCATCGGCGGGTATGGCTGTCGGCGTGACGGTGGCAGTTATTGCCGTGGGAGCTGGCGCGTTCTGGCTCTGGAGGCGCAAAAGGAGAGGCGGGAAACTTCCAGTGGAAGActaccaacaaccaccaacaggGCCCTATGGGAACGGTGATGTCTATGCCAAAGTTGGATCTCCGCCAAATTATGCGACAGCTCTAGGTCCTGCGACTCATCATTCCTATCAGCAATATCCACAGCATCAGTTTGGTGGGGAGTTGGGAACAGCAAACTCTccgatggagatggggggaaCAAATGTGTGGCCTGCGAATGGCCTTGGGGGGCGGGCGCATGAGATGGCTGGCTGATGGGTTTGTCATTATTGGGGGACCTTAATTCTGATATGCTTTCTAGGTAGCGAGGGCGTTCATggttgtgggttgggggttgcaTGCCGTCTGGTTGAAACACACCCATACTTGATGTTATTTGGACATTCTCATATCATGACAGACCAACTTTATCGCAAGCATCCAGACCCCGCAAGGCATCCACGGGCTTGTTTCCCGCAAGATCTCGGGGCCGGGCCTCGAGAAGCATTTTGCCAACCGTTGCCGGCAAAGTCAAACGATGGTACGCCATTGTATTCCTCATCAACAGTCAGCATCACCCGCGGACTTCGGCTACCGGATACCCCAATAGGATGTGCGACTTCTTCCAAGAAACCAAGATGGCGTAAGCCAGAAGGAGTGGCTGACCGCATACCCCTTACTCCAAAACCActctacaccaccaccacaaccccgaATCAACCCCCCAGAAAAGGGAGTAAGCCCCGAGCCGGATGATACCGCCCCATTGATtcattcaccatcaccttTCCCGCCGTCAGTGATTGGGCAATCGCAATTCCCGCCTTCAAACGAAAAGGTTCCTGCATGAACGAATGACCCATATAGTCCCCGTTGGTAGCCTATAAGACTTGGCCGCTATCTCGTTCCAAGAAACCTGGGTACTTCAGCCTGATATGCAAGTCGTAATAAACACCCACACTTGCGCTAGGTACTGGTAAAGATCATCATACTAGGTGCCATACTCCCCCGCATTCATGTACACTCTAAACCATGTTGGCAAGTCGTATTCCTCCCAAGCCAAAAAGTCCGGAGCACCGGTTTCCATAGGTCACCTGGGGCCATTTCAATCTATGAAAGTGTGTCTGGAATATTTACCGGGACGCCGGCACAATGGGTTGTTTGACGAAAGATTGAAATCAAGGACCTCTCATCCAGACTAAGTAGACGAGTGAGACGTAGTCAGCGTGCGGGGAGAATGAAACCATAAGCAGTCCCAGAAGGATGTGGTAGGTATATATAACCGAGGCATCCGGACAAGGGCgggtggggttggttggtgccAGCCTGGTCTGGGTATTGTAGTGTCGGTTTTTGGACTTGAGAGAAAAAACATGAGGTTCTCGACAACGTTCATCATGGCCGCGGTCGCTCAGGCAGCGGCGGTCGTTCGCCAGACTGAAGGGTTTGCCCCG is from Podospora pseudopauciseta strain CBS 411.78 chromosome 5 map unlocalized CBS411.78m_5.2, whole genome shotgun sequence and encodes:
- a CDS encoding uncharacterized protein (COG:S; EggNog:ENOG503PFW8) encodes the protein MGACDGRERESRFLFPPASPRFPLFLFLAPVLHTRFPITLRYFLSLQGSRAARAVIRQKMRTATAATILLLSAASGLFVSAQSDGPSQFSSFLYPVQDDDSETYHFMDTVNVQYISSFTRGTLWTFCKPGIGETQFIQEAPGFNATVPVLLNLTSATPCWFNLRSPDEKYGANSQTFNVIGQERKGGSKTFGLGNPPSKESASPSQTQTQTQTTTSTSTSTSASSTTQSSTTQTDAAANQTGDSSPTPTSGSVQPSSNDAPSSGLSAGASAGMAVGVTVAVIAVGAGAFWLWRRKRRGGKLPVEDYQQPPTGPYGNGDVYAKVGSPPNYATALGPATHHSYQQYPQHQFGGELGTANSPMEMGGTNVWPANGLGGRAHEMAG